From the genome of Clavelina lepadiformis chromosome 2, kaClaLepa1.1, whole genome shotgun sequence:
GGTGACGTCATGCGGGGTGCAGTTCCGTTTGAGGGCAGTGTGGGTGTTAAGCTTTGGCCGCCTGCATAATATAGTAGAACCCGATTAACACTACCAGCCGCTTATTGTATCTAAATTGCTTGGGACGGAATTCTCCTAAACTTCTCCCATTATAAAAACATGCATTAATACATCCAGCCACACTTAATACATCAACTTTCGATTCCAGATGTAGACTAATTGTCATTTAATGCGTTCAATAAATGGtctataaataattatttattttattatagttCATTATAATGAACTAATGTGCTAACTGAGCGTATTGTTGGGGTTGTGAACAGttgttaattaaattattgctGGATCAATTGTTCGCTAATCCGACTCCATAGATAGCGCATTCATTACCCCTGATTGCCAGTAAAGCATCACAGCATCAGAACCAAACTATCAATGCCTTTGAATCATCATTTATTACAGGTTCTCAACGGACGGTTACTGTTTTCAGAGCACAAAATAAAGCTGCGTTCGGTTGACTGCAAATTACCAACTGTCAATATCAGACTAACGCGTTGAACGCTGTAGTACAAATGATGTAATTAGGAAGTAATCAAAACAGGGTCGCGCATTCTGAACACGGGCAAAATATTGTACAGCGCTTATTgttaaacacacaaaataagGCACAAAtgacattataatatcatcagatctgcacgagAATTCTGTAGGAATAAgcgctaattatgacaattagcacactAACATCTAATTGATCAAGGGCTATTTactgtaaacaaacaataacagACTGTTCTGGAACATCGGTCACCGCAACTGATACAAACAAGTATATTTAGTGCAGCCTTGCCTTTGTTTTAATCCACGTGTTTGACAAATACTGAACACATTGATACATTTTTACTGCAGGAGTTAGCAGTTTCAGAAAAACTGATCATTACAACCATCGCTCATTAAATCGGCTGGTCCCGAGTCCCGAGGTGAATGCACAACCGAACTCTGCTGTGACGACAACACCAGAAGTGTTTTATTGGCTTTTCAGTTCGATTGAAGTGTCAACAATGATACAGAATAGCGAGGAAATTGTTTGAGTTACGCAAACCATGTTATAGTTGACCACTTTATCGACCATTACACTGCAAATTCTGGACGATAACACGACCGAGGTTTAATAACGAGACCGAGACCCAACATACCACATTTACCAATACTAATAAGGTAACAGtgaagaaatttgattgatcTGCCGCGCCCCATGCTTACTACTCATGCGCTAGATTGCTGAATGAAGGAGAGCAGACATTGATTAGGgtcaatttatttacattaaTCTATTTACATAAAACCACGGCCAGCATCTTCCCCACTCTGTCGGGGTCAGTTCCTTTTAATCTTTAGACGGCTTTCCTCTGCTTTCCATCTGGGGTTACTGAGGGGGTGGGGGAGGAGGTGCCGGGGGCATCCCATAGTTCTGCATCATCCCCATAGACGAGTAGCCCATGTCACCCACGTTGCCCTGCGAGTTATCCCCTGATCCTTGTCCACCAGGGGGCGGTGGAGGAACTGGTCCAGGGCCGGTTGGCATCGGGGGTGGAACTGGTCCCGGTGCACCCATGCCCCACATACCCATGTTGCCGTAACCACCCATCCCCATGCCCCCCATAGAATTGTCCATGCTCATTCCTCCCTGAGCATTGCTGTAGTAGGAGCCGGCATCTGAAAGCAACAATAGTGGGGGTTTAGTGAGGGGTTTGGTGCGCGGCTGAAAGCTCTGGTTGAACTCACCTGTGTATGAGCTGCTGCCCGTCGTCGAACTTCCGCTCACCCCGTCTCCGTCCTTGTCCACCGCGCTGGTCCCATCTCCGCTGCCCCACTGCTGCTGGCTCCATGGCGCCTGGTTGTTGGTCGTCCCCGATGAAGGTGGGGGTGGGGGCTGAGGGGCACTGCTAGGGGGAGGAGGGGGAGGCTGGTTGAAGTAATTGCCCCCTGACTGGTCCCCGTACATCGAACCCATCATGTTTGAACCATCTTGACCCTGCATCCACGGAGGCATCGACCCATCACCCCCCATTCCATCACCAGGGGGCATGTTAGGGAAACCACCAAACGGAGGAGGGCCCATGTTGCCGGGAGGACCCCACTGATTGGGTCCTGGTGGTCCCCCGTAGGGTCCAGCTTGCATCCACGGAGGGGGTGGTCCTCCTTGGTTCATCATGCCGGACCTGTGAATAAAATAATGTCAACCTCAACAACCACAGCACGACGATAGACCACTAGACCGCAAACAATGTCGTAACTACCTGCTATTATATCCCCCGCCGTTGCCACGACCACCAAACCTCGGTCGTTGATTCTGAGGACCTCCGAATCGAGACGGACCCCTCGGGCCAGACCATGGGGGCCTGGGTCCACCAAAGCGATTAGGCGGACCACTATTAAAGCCCCCTTTTCCTGTACCGGACTGATTGGGTCCCTGGTTGCCGTCACTGCCCCCGTTTCCAGATGGGGGGCCTTCTCCGAGCTCGGCCATCAAAGACATATACTGTGGAAGCACCATAGACATCATATTAACTTCGGTACAATATTTCCGTAGAAAGTGAATTGAATAACACACACAAGCACTATAAATGATTATATCTTTACAGGATTACACCTTTTTTATACATCTTGCATGCAGTAAAagcttattttaaaacttctgAATAACTTGAAGACTTTACTGGTACTGGCAAATCACTAATACGCAAGGAAACAATTAACAACAACTCGAAGTTGACTTCGTTTTGAGCATCAAAGACAAAACTAACGCCCATCTTCTTAAAATCGGCAACATCAAATATTAATTTGGCGTTAAACTGTGATTTTTAACTGAAATTCAGGTAACtcagaaaatatttattgctttttttcaCAACTGAGTTAGGAAGAATTTACCGCATATATTGGTCTTTTTGTATCAGAAACATGGTTTCGTGATAAAAtaatcaaatgaaaataatgtaGACCCCTACCTACCCCAGAGAAACTTTTggtacaaaaaacaatttaaaacctTTCTTTAATATTCTGAAAATTGGCATGTATATAAAAACATTCGAACAGCACCTCGCTGTCCATCTTTGCTCGGTCCACGTTCCCACCGGTGCCACCTTGCTGTTGAAATGAGCTGCTAGGAGCGCTGGCGACACAATCCTGGGCAAGATGACCTCTGCCTCCACATTTGGTGCAGACGGTCGTGTTCGTTATGTTCTGGTTTTCTGGTTTAAGCCACGCACGCTCCCTGTTTATATCAATACCATGTTATACTTGTCAGCATGACAAAACACTCCCTTGTGTTGTATCAATGAACATCTTGTATGCAGAATGAATACAAGAACCAAAACAGTGAAAAGCATTTTCTTCTGTTTTGGCTCATGTATTCGTTTTGTGCACTATTTTGTTTTGCTCCTTAATAGACATCTTACTTGGGCATCAAATCTTCACGCAGGGTTCCGTTAAGTTTTGCCAACTCCATCAACTGAAGTTTTCTAAGATCGTTCTCTTCCTCCGGTTGCTCGATTccctgcaaaatatttcaagagaAATTTTGTTGACGTGACGGAACAATGTCAAGAAACTACATTGAACATAGCAGAGACGTCATGATTCGTGAGCAGCGTGTCAAGCTACATTGGTAAATAATTTACCGATTTAATAATTTGGTTGATTTCTGCGACAGCTTTCTGAACATTCTCGATCGAAGTTGATGACACGAGCGCATGAAGCGGTTCATCCTCTCCGGGGAGGGGCTGGCCATCCTTCCTCCCAATCTTGCCCTCCTTAACCGACCCCTTTCCTCGTATCATGATCTTGCAATTGCTCTGCGGACGAATTGCTGTGAATAAACCTTAATAACACGAAGGATAAATATGATGTCTATCACACCTCTTTCTCAATCTTCTTTAAAGTGTTTCCCCGCGGTCCGATCAGAAGTCCGACGAAGTTGATGTTGGGATTGCCGTCCTGTGGAATCATCACCCTCTCGCTTATTCTCTGCATCATCGGCCTGCAAGGATCACAACTTGCTCAATACCTTTACCCACTTGTCAACGTAAAGAGATCTCTACATGTCACtttattgtgacatcatatttACTTGTAATCCATCGGTGGTTTGTAATCTGTGTTCAGTTCCAACATCTTCTGGATGAGCTTGTGTCTTTCCTCTTCGAGCGTCTTCCTCGTTCGGTACTCCCTCGTATTCATCCGCTTTCCCTCCCCGTTGTATATCGGCTCCGGCGACGGAGATCTAAGACAGAGAAACATAAACCATCAATCACTAAATCAGGGACTTCCCTCATCACCACAACACACAATCAAGCGCAGATAGCAGTAGCGGGTTATCTTAATACTAAAGTTCAATATGCTGTGAATAATGTTGACCTGTTGCTGTAAAAGGATAAAATAACCTGAAAGCGGTTAAATTTTTGGGTTAATTAAATTGTTGTTATAACTATCTCAGTTCATTTCCAACCAagaatttaaatttcttttcctATCAAGAATTTAAACTTATGGAAGAGCACAGACACAAATTATTTAAGATTGCTCTTGAAACAAACTGCATCACCAAATATATTCCGGGTTTCAAACCAACCGCGAGGTCAAGTCAATCAAAAAACGCATTTCTTTTCgaaatgtaaattaagttatTGACAAGaacttaattattattgaGCATATTTAGACTTATCAAAGATATTTACTAGGAATTCATATTCTCTTAAAGGTAGAAATGTTAACAGTAACACCGTAATTCATAATGATGCCATGATCATAAAGCAATTATTCATTCTGAAACATTAGCGCAGATTTTAAGCTGTTCATCCTACCCGCCACTTAACATGTGAATAGTTACAAACATATCGATGAATGCTAAAGCCTGCAGGATGTAAAATTAAAGTGTTTATTAATAATGATACGCCTTTTCCGTGCTGTTGAGTTGATCAGCGAACGAATGCAAATTCACCAAACCTGTCCTCTGGATTTGGGGGAATTCCCAGATCGCCAGACTTCAACTTCCTGGAGATGTCTTCAATCTGTAGCTGAACTGTTAGGTTTTCGGTTAAATGTGAAGTTAACCGAAAAGGGATGAAAAAACAGGAAATGGGTTATGTTTGAGCGCATCTTATTACATATACACATGTGCCCTCTATTGCTATTTGCATATAAAATATCCTAATGTAGATATATAATTTCAACGGTTACAACATAAATGGGCCTGcacgaaaatattttcaatgacATGTTGAGTAGCTCAGAGTATGACTGATGAAAAATACTTTATAACTAATATGCAAACACTGGGCTTCATATTCATCCTCCACTGAAAATCAATAAACACAAAATCCttcaaaagttgaaaaaaaagtgaaaaaataccTCGTGCAAGCCATTTACGTCTGTAATTAAAgtcatatatatatagctgAAAGGTTTGAAGAGAAACATACCACAATGGCAACTGTACAATAACAAAAGTCGTTATACACATTTTCGTATAAAGGCAACACTGGCTGCAATAATAGCAGCTTCCATGTAATCTTGTTAGCATGAATACTCTGTCACTTACCTGGTTACTAGGTAGGCCTACCACATTATAAACAGATACGATCAAGTAAGAAATAAAGTCTCACCTATATAAGCTTTCTGCTGCTCGGGAGTCAAGTGTGTCGGAATTGTGGCCGGCATGCCAGGAATCTCGGTCTTCAGAGTAACGTTTCCCCACCGACTTTTCTTCTTTCGTTGCCGACCCCTCTCATGATTCGTACTACCTCCACTACCTCCAATGGCTGTCTGTTGGGGAATAGGAGCTGGAGCTCCAAAACTTTGTGAAGGGTTTGCTGAGGGCCAGCAGTTTGCTTGATCGTCCTCTGCTGAACAAGTCATTATATGACGTAAAATAACAAtcagaaaataattatatacatAGACAGcaaataaatagaaaaatgTGGTGATTATAATTTATGTTAGAATCTATTTTAAGAAGTTACCTTTCTTGGTCAAATGAGCCAACTTTGCCAGATTAGCAGCAGCCGCCTGAGCTGCTTTCAATGCGAGGGCAGCATTGCTAGAAACGGAGTCATTCCCTGCAGCAGATTTCCTCGGAGGTTCATCACGAGGAGGTGATGATGTAAATGAGCGTTTCGCTCCAATCGCTTTGTTCCGTGCTCCAAGTGGAATTGCGTTTGCTCCGGTAAAGCTTGACCCTTGTCTCCGAGACATACTCAGCAAAAAAACAGGCAAAATCACTTGcttcaattaaaaaataagttttccCAATAACGCTAGAAAACCTTTGCAGCCCCTAACCTGATAATTAAATAACCAGCAAGCTGAGaacttatttgaaatattgtacTAAGTGCAACTGATGCTTTCATGGCACAACAACTTTATTGAAAAGTTATTAAggttaagttgaaaaattgaagttttttaACTGAACAACTCTAGCACAGTTTAAAGATGAAGAATTGGTGGTTACATTAATTAAAGAaagataaatttcaaaaaaacgtACATAGCTTCAGTGGCGAAGCCAAAATTTGATGTTTGGGGAGACAATTATGCTATCGCTGGCTAAATACTGGAAATTCTCATTTGTGTATCTAAAATGGGTTATCGTAGTCTTGTTATCGTGTTGCAGGTTTTCATTGGTACCGTGTTAAAACTGACTTGTGTTTACACAAAATAAAGCGAAGATAATTAAAGCAATGTTTACGCTGGATGGTTACcttaaatttcttgaaaaatatttggatTGACATTCTACACTAACCGTTATTGAATGAAAAACATACTTTCTGCATGCGCTAACCTTAAGTGCAAGTATCCTTATCTGTTCgattaaaaacttaaattcacTACTGCCACTGTAGCAAGCGAAATTGACTCAAGACACATCGTCtcgttttttttgtaaaacaacatTCTGCATAAAAGTCACAAATGAAATGCtgtgattttttgttttgtgaaagcgattttttaaaattttatcactACTGTACCGACTTAATATAGTTTGAGCAACATGTGCCATGCTGAACTGCTTTCTGGAAGGCATTTTTCTGCAGTTTTATGACGTTGTACTTAGGGGTGCACAATACAGAATATCGAATCTTAGAGATTCGAATCTCAATGTATTCGAATCTTatttgcagtttattttcGGATATCAGGATTCGAAATTAAATCTGTTAAATGAACAGTGTGCAAcgttaaacaaatgtaaagttgatattttccgTCTTGCGCGCCGCCTTTTTTCTTCATAGACTGTTTGTTCCAAGCGCCTTTTTTCTTCATAGACTGTTTGTTCCAAGCGCCTATTTTCTTCCTTCATAGGGTTCACGCAGTTATCATAACTGCAGACACGCAGTGCGTTTCCGTAC
Proteins encoded in this window:
- the LOC143446382 gene encoding splicing factor 1-like isoform X2 translates to MSRRQGSSFTGANAIPLGARNKAIGAKRSFTSSPPRDEPPRKSAAGNDSVSSNAALALKAAQAAAANLAKLAHLTKKEDDQANCWPSANPSQSFGAPAPIPQQTAIGGSGGSTNHERGRQRKKKSRWGNVTLKTEIPGMPATIPTHLTPEQQKAYIVQLQIEDISRKLKSGDLGIPPNPEDRSPSPEPIYNGEGKRMNTREYRTRKTLEEERHKLIQKMLELNTDYKPPMDYKPMMQRISERVMIPQDGNPNINFVGLLIGPRGNTLKKIEKESNCKIMIRGKGSVKEGKIGRKDGQPLPGEDEPLHALVSSTSIENVQKAVAEINQIIKSGIEQPEEENDLRKLQLMELAKLNGTLREDLMPKERAWLKPENQNITNTTVCTKCGGRGHLAQDCVASAPSSSFQQQGGTGGNVDRAKMDSEYMSLMAELGEGPPSGNGGSDGNQGPNQSGTGKGGFNSGPPNRFGGPRPPWSGPRGPSRFGGPQNQRPRFGGRGNGGGYNSRSGMMNQGGPPPPWMQAGPYGGPPGPNQWGPPGNMGPPPFGGFPNMPPGDGMGGDGSMPPWMQGQDGSNMMGSMYGDQSGGNYFNQPPPPPPSSAPQPPPPPSSGTTNNQAPWSQQQWGSGDGTSAVDKDGDGVSGSSTTGSSSYTDAGSYYSNAQGGMSMDNSMGGMGMGGYGNMGMWGMGAPGPVPPPMPTGPGPVPPPPPGGQGSGDNSQGNVGDMGYSSMGMMQNYGMPPAPPPPPPQ
- the LOC143446382 gene encoding splicing factor 1-like isoform X1, with translation MSRRQGSSFTGANAIPLGARNKAIGAKRSFTSSPPRDEPPRKSAAGNDSVSSNAALALKAAQAAAANLAKLAHLTKKAEDDQANCWPSANPSQSFGAPAPIPQQTAIGGSGGSTNHERGRQRKKKSRWGNVTLKTEIPGMPATIPTHLTPEQQKAYIVQLQIEDISRKLKSGDLGIPPNPEDRSPSPEPIYNGEGKRMNTREYRTRKTLEEERHKLIQKMLELNTDYKPPMDYKPMMQRISERVMIPQDGNPNINFVGLLIGPRGNTLKKIEKESNCKIMIRGKGSVKEGKIGRKDGQPLPGEDEPLHALVSSTSIENVQKAVAEINQIIKSGIEQPEEENDLRKLQLMELAKLNGTLREDLMPKERAWLKPENQNITNTTVCTKCGGRGHLAQDCVASAPSSSFQQQGGTGGNVDRAKMDSEYMSLMAELGEGPPSGNGGSDGNQGPNQSGTGKGGFNSGPPNRFGGPRPPWSGPRGPSRFGGPQNQRPRFGGRGNGGGYNSRSGMMNQGGPPPPWMQAGPYGGPPGPNQWGPPGNMGPPPFGGFPNMPPGDGMGGDGSMPPWMQGQDGSNMMGSMYGDQSGGNYFNQPPPPPPSSAPQPPPPPSSGTTNNQAPWSQQQWGSGDGTSAVDKDGDGVSGSSTTGSSSYTDAGSYYSNAQGGMSMDNSMGGMGMGGYGNMGMWGMGAPGPVPPPMPTGPGPVPPPPPGGQGSGDNSQGNVGDMGYSSMGMMQNYGMPPAPPPPPPQ